The Candidatus Thorarchaeota archaeon genome includes the window AGCATGACATTTATGCCTTCGGTTCGATGCGGCGAGTCGTGGATAACAATGTCATCCGAGATACACTCGTTGACTGAGAATGACCAGTTTGTGGTCAGTGCACCGGGGAGAGTGTGTCTATTCGGAGAACACAGTGACTACTTGGGCCTGGATGTGATAGCTGCGGCCATTGATCGCTACGTGACCATTGTCTGCAAGCCCAGAAGAGACCCGCTGATATCCGTAGGATATCCTGACCTAGCAGAATCAGATGAGTTCGCCATCGACCAGGAAGTCGAATACAGACACAGACGAGACTACCTCCGAAGCGCTTTCAACGTCTTGGCAAGGAGAGGTATGCGACCACTGGGCGGGGCAGAACTCATCGTGACCGGGGACCTTCCCATTGCATCGGGCCTGTCAAGTTCCTCGGCACTGACAGTGGCTGCAGTACACACCGTGGCCGCTCTAGCACACGAGACCCTTGGTCCCAGAGATGCAGCCCTTCTTGCATACGAGGCGGAAGTGAGAGAGTTCGGTGAGAGCGGTGGCACGATGGACCACATGGCCTCAGCATACGGTGGCATAGTCCATGTTGAGATGGTACCAGATGGGGTGACGTCTCGTCTGCCTGCGAAGATTGACGGGATTGTCATTGGCGACTCACTTGAGCGAAAAGAGGATACAGTTGGGGACCTGCGTAGAATCAGGGCTATTGTTGAGAGCGAGTACCGGGTCCTTGCAGGTATGATCAAAGACTTCGATCAACGTACCACGCCTTTGAGCATTGTATATGGTACGTGTCATTCCAGACCGAGCGCGGAACGGAGAATGGCTGAGGCGACTCTTAGGAACAGGGACCTGACAGCCGATGCCCTCACTCTCTTGAGCTCAGAGTTCCCTGACCCGCACAGACTGGGCGAGATGCTTGATGAGCACCACAGGATACTCCGAGATGACCTAGAGCGGTCCACTCCGAAGATCGAACGACTCATACGGGCTGCAAAGGACGCGGGAGCACTAGGATGCAAGATTAATGGGAGTGGCGGAGGTGGAACGATGATGGCTTATGCGCCGGGACGCGAGGAGGACGTAGCAACCGCAATTGAACGGGCAGGCGGAAAGGCACACTGTGTTGGACTGGGCAAAGGCGCTTCGGTGCAATTCAAGTTATGACAAGTGTCGCCTCTCATGACTTGGACAGCGTGCAGCGGAGACTCGAGTCACGTGTGCAGATGGAATGATGCATCGTGTCGCAGGATGAACGGTCTGCTCTCTTCAGACAGCTGGCAGTTGTCGCTTCAATCAGTTGCTGCGAGTGCTCCTTGTGGCTTGTGGCAACGCGTATGGAGCCTCTCGTGCGCTGGCTCTCCACTTGCGTACACTAGGTGTAGAGTCCACAGTATTCCGCACTTAGCGGGTAATTGCATTCCAACGTGTTTCAGGTCTATGCGACCTGACTCAGCTCTCGCATCCTTCGTTCCACGACCTGGAGCGTTTCCGCCTTGAGCTTGGACGCTTCCGATATGATTCTCTCGACCTCCGCCGCCATCTCAGTCGTGAACCCTCGGTCCCGGATGTTTCCAAGGTTGATACGCACGTTGAGCGCAGCACCTTCGATTGCGGCCATCAGTGCGTGTGCGGCGACGCCAGCATCTGTTATCGCATTGGCATTGCCTTTCTCGGCGGCAACCCTTGCACCGTGCATCGCCTTGAGAGAGTGTCTCATTGTGTCGAGTGGCACCTGTGCGGCATGCTTGGTCGCCTCCTCCAGCACCTGGGCCTTCTTCTTCCTGTCCTCCTCGGATTCCTCTGGGAGCCGAAATGCGGCCATCACTGAGTCAAATGCTGCAGAGTCCAGCTCAACGTTCTCCATGAGCTTGCCTCTGTCCACTTCTGCAGCATGCCTGACCTCTAGCATCTCCTCTTTCACTGCGGCAAACTTGCGTCCTGTCAGTGACAGTCCGGTGACCATGCAGACCAGTCCCGCACCGAACGAACCCATTGCAGCTGCGACGCTACCCCCTCCGGGGGTCGCACGGGCCCTGCGCACCTCATCACCGAACTCTATGAGCGACATCTCTGTGAATGTCTTTGCAGTTGGGTCCTGCGCTCCGCCCATATAGTACAGGTCAAGAATCATCGACTCCTCAAGTCGCTCGGGCTGCACGTAGTACTTGAATGCGTCAAGGATGGCAAACAGGGGTATCATGCCAACAATCTCGGTCTCCACGACCGTTGCACCATACCTGCGAGCCTCGGTCCGTACCGCCTCCAGCACTTGATGTATCCTTGTTCGTCGAGGATGAGTGAGGTTCAGTGAGACCTGTACCATCCCCTTCTTTGGCAGGTCAAGACCAATGCCCTGAACATGCACGAAGCCGCCAGTCGTTGCCCGCACTGCGTCTGCGCACTCCTTTGCAACTCGCACATCTGTCGTGTTGAGGTTGCAGTTGAAGGCGATTAGGAAGTTCCGCGCACCTGTCGCTGTGCAGCCTGCGGTCGGGTGGATCTTCTTAGGCCCATAGTCTGGATCCTTGGTGGGGTCCATACCTATCAGCTCACGAAGACGTTCGAACTCTCCCTCGCGGATGTTTGGCAGGTCGACACGGTCAGGTCGCGTTGCAGACTTGGCGTAGAGAAAGACGGGGACACCACAGCGCGTCGAGAACTCCTGAGCGAACTCCTTTGACAGCTCTATGCACTCACCGATGGTCACACCGTGCAGTGGAATGAATGGGACAACGTCCACTGCGCCCATCCGCGGGTGTGCACCCTGATGCTTGTTCAGGTCGATGCTCTGCACGGCCAGCTCTGACGCCTTGAGAGCAGCCTCCTTGACTCTCAACGGCTCTCCGATGAACGTGAACACGGAGCGGTTGTGGTCGCTGTCATACTCGACATCCAAGAGACGAACGCCCTCGACACTCTTTATGGCCTCAGCAAGGGCATCAATGACGTCTTTTCTTCTGCCTTCAGAGAAGTTGGGCACACACTCGACTATTCGCACGTTATGTCACTGCGGCGGCTCCCAATCTTCCAACAGAAAAGCGTTTGGGCATGAGTGTCAGCTGACATAGGAGCCGTAATCGAGGGCATCTGCCGTCAACACGTTTGTCTGCGCGAGCTGGAATGAGTAGGCTGCAAGAACATTTCTCAGGAGCATGGTTATCGTCATCGGTCCGACACCCCCGGGCACAGGGCTCACCAGCATGGCCTTGCACTTCACTGCCTCGAAGTCGCAGTCACCATGCGGAGTGGCGACGTCAATCACAATTGCCCCTTCCTTCACCATGTCGGCAGTTATGAAGAACGGGTCTTGCGGCGACTTCCGCCGTCCAATGGCAGTTATCAGCACATCTGCTTGACGAGTGAATGACGCGAGGTCTTTTGTGTGAGAGTGGCAGACGGTCACGGTGAAATTGCGATTAAGGAGCAGCATCACCAGTGGCTTTCCCACTATTGTGGAACGATTCACTACTACCGCGTGCTTGCCCGAGAAGTTCTGTCCAAGCGAGTCCAACATTGTGACAATGCCCTGAGGTGTGGCGGCGCTCAGCAACTCGCCACCGTAGAAGAGCCGGTATATGTTCTTGGGCGAGAAACCGTCCACGTCCTTGATGGGATCAATGGCACTGATTATGCTCTCTTCGCTGATGTGTCTGGGAAGCGGCAGCTGCACAAGAATGCCATGCACCTTGGGGTCTTGGTTCAGACGTTGGATTAGGTTAAGGAGCTGCGCCTGCGTTGTATCCACCGGCAGTTCGTGGCTCTCCGACAGAATCCCTGCCTTGCCACAAGCTTTGTGCTTCATTCTCACATACATCTTTGAGCCCGGGTCTTCACCAACGATGACGGTCGCCAGCTTGGGCATTATGCCGTGCATCTCAGCTAGCTGACGAACCTCAGCAGCGATATGCTCACGAATCCGGTCGCCAAGTTCTTTGCCATCCAGAATGTGGTCGTGACAGAAGTCCTCGGGCCGTATCTGCGACTCGGTCATCGGTTGTACCTCCTAGAAGACCCCAAATATGTTGCCATCCTCGTCGATTCCCATGCCCTCAGCGGCAGGCTCCTTTGGCAGTCCCGGCATCAGCATCACATCTCCCATGATCACTACCACAAAGCCCGCCCCTGCGCTGACTTCCACATCACGAACGAAGACATGGAATCCTCTCGGTCGGCCTTTGAGTCTTGGGTTGTCAGAGAGTGAGAACTGGGTCTTGGCAATGCAGACTGGCAGTTCACCGTATCCACGCTTCTGTAGAGAGCGAATTGATGCCTCCGCTTCCTCGGAGTACGTCACTCCGTCAGCCCCGTAGATGTCCATTGCCACTCTCTCAATCTTCGTCCGCAGGTTGTCCTTCAGTTCGTAGGTCCTCTTGAGATGAGGCTCTGTGCCCATTGCATCTAGGACTGCCTTTGCAAGGGCCAAGCCCCCCTCTCCACCTCTTGAATAGACTTCGGACGTTTCCACCCTCCACCCTTTGTCCGCGCAGAGCCGCCTGACAATATCCAGTTCTTCAGAGGTGTCCTGTGGAAACCTGTTCAGTGCTATCACCACGGGTAGTCCGAAACTCGTGATGTTCTCCATGTGTTTCTCCAGATTCGGGAAGCCTGCCTCGATACTTCCGTCACCATGTTCTTTCAGGGCACGGACAGAAGTCACAAGGACCACAGCATCAACAGTAAAGTCCCCAACACGCGAGGCAAGGTCTATGAACTTCTCGGCACCCAGGTCTGCGCCGAAGCCGGTTTCGACCACAACGTAGTCAAAGAGCCGCAGTGCGAGGTCAGTCGCAATGACGGAGTTGGTTCCGTGGGCGATGTTGGCAAATGGACCTGCATGGATTATCGCCGGAGTACCCTCTGAGGTCTGCACCAGATTCGGCATGAGCGCGTCAGTGAGAAGAACGGCCATTGCTCCCTCGGCTTTCAGGTCGCCTGCTGTTATCTCCTTCCTGTCACCACGCGCCACGACGATTCTTGCCAGGCGTGCCCTCAGATCCTCGTAGTCTGTTGCAAGTGCTAGGATTGCCATTATCTCCGAGGCGGCGGTTATGACATACCTGTCCTCGCGCGGGTAACCGTTTGCCTTGCCACCGAGTCCCACTATCACTTCTCGAAGCGCGCGGTCGTTCATGTCGACAGTCCGAGGCCACGATATCCTCCTGACATCGATACCAAGTGCGTTGCCTTGATGTACATGGTTGTCAATCATTGCGGAGAGGAGATTGTGTGCTGCACTGACAGCGGGAAAGTCTCCTGTGAAGAGCAGATTGATTCGCTCCGAAGGCAGGACCTGCGACTTGCCACCTCCAGCGGCTCCTCCCTTGACTCCAAAGACTGGACCCAGAGATGGCTCACGCAATGTCACGACTGCGCGGTGCCCCATCCGATTCAGCGCCATAGAGAGGCCTATCGAGTTGGTGGTCTTGCCCTCTCCCGCAGGTGTAGGCGTGGTAGCTGTGACAAGAATGAGCTTTGCCCGTCTCTCGCCCAAGGTCTTTCTGATGCCCAAGTTGATCTTTGCCATGTACTTGCCGTAGGGTTCCAGATACTCGACAGGGATTCCTGCTCGCTTCGCCACGTCATATATCGGTATCATTTGACCATCAGTCCTTCTGCGCACAGTCGCTCTCACGCCTGTTGCTTCGTCCTTTGCGCACAGAGAGCCCGTCTGAAGAAAAACCCTTTGTGTTGTAGCAGTCCCCGCCCGGTCTTGGACTCAGAAGCGAAGACACTTCGTCACTTCGGTGGCTGTCGAATTGTGTCCCACATCAGCACACAACCATATTAGGGGGACTGGGAGCAGATAGCGGAGAGGTGACACTTTGAATGACACGTGACCTCATTGTTGTTGGTGGCGGCCCGGCTGGGTCTGCATGTGCGCGGACCGGGGCAAAGGCTGGACTGGACGTGCTTGTGATTGAGAAGCAGCCGCATCCCCGGCGAAAGGTATGCGCTGGCGGCTTCAGAAGTGGTCTTGTAGACTTGTTGGACTTTGAACTCAGTCCTGCAATCGAACGCATTTCTTGTGGAGCGCACCTCTACGCTCCGTCGGGCACCAAGGTCGTCTGCACCAAAGACATGACCACGGGCTATACTGCCAAGAGAAGCGTCTTGGACCACTTTCTGCTGAAGAAGGCAGAGG containing:
- a CDS encoding GHMP kinase, with the protein product MTENDQFVVSAPGRVCLFGEHSDYLGLDVIAAAIDRYVTIVCKPRRDPLISVGYPDLAESDEFAIDQEVEYRHRRDYLRSAFNVLARRGMRPLGGAELIVTGDLPIASGLSSSSALTVAAVHTVAALAHETLGPRDAALLAYEAEVREFGESGGTMDHMASAYGGIVHVEMVPDGVTSRLPAKIDGIVIGDSLERKEDTVGDLRRIRAIVESEYRVLAGMIKDFDQRTTPLSIVYGTCHSRPSAERRMAEATLRNRDLTADALTLLSSEFPDPHRLGEMLDEHHRILRDDLERSTPKIERLIRAAKDAGALGCKINGSGGGGTMMAYAPGREEDVATAIERAGGKAHCVGLGKGASVQFKL
- the ftcD gene encoding glutamate formimidoyltransferase, with the translated sequence MRIVECVPNFSEGRRKDVIDALAEAIKSVEGVRLLDVEYDSDHNRSVFTFIGEPLRVKEAALKASELAVQSIDLNKHQGAHPRMGAVDVVPFIPLHGVTIGECIELSKEFAQEFSTRCGVPVFLYAKSATRPDRVDLPNIREGEFERLRELIGMDPTKDPDYGPKKIHPTAGCTATGARNFLIAFNCNLNTTDVRVAKECADAVRATTGGFVHVQGIGLDLPKKGMVQVSLNLTHPRRTRIHQVLEAVRTEARRYGATVVETEIVGMIPLFAILDAFKYYVQPERLEESMILDLYYMGGAQDPTAKTFTEMSLIEFGDEVRRARATPGGGSVAAAMGSFGAGLVCMVTGLSLTGRKFAAVKEEMLEVRHAAEVDRGKLMENVELDSAAFDSVMAAFRLPEESEEDRKKKAQVLEEATKHAAQVPLDTMRHSLKAMHGARVAAEKGNANAITDAGVAAHALMAAIEGAALNVRINLGNIRDRGFTTEMAAEVERIISEASKLKAETLQVVERRMRELSQVA
- a CDS encoding bifunctional 5,10-methylenetetrahydrofolate dehydrogenase/5,10-methenyltetrahydrofolate cyclohydrolase produces the protein MTESQIRPEDFCHDHILDGKELGDRIREHIAAEVRQLAEMHGIMPKLATVIVGEDPGSKMYVRMKHKACGKAGILSESHELPVDTTQAQLLNLIQRLNQDPKVHGILVQLPLPRHISEESIISAIDPIKDVDGFSPKNIYRLFYGGELLSAATPQGIVTMLDSLGQNFSGKHAVVVNRSTIVGKPLVMLLLNRNFTVTVCHSHTKDLASFTRQADVLITAIGRRKSPQDPFFITADMVKEGAIVIDVATPHGDCDFEAVKCKAMLVSPVPGGVGPMTITMLLRNVLAAYSFQLAQTNVLTADALDYGSYVS
- a CDS encoding formate--tetrahydrofolate ligase, translating into MIPIYDVAKRAGIPVEYLEPYGKYMAKINLGIRKTLGERRAKLILVTATTPTPAGEGKTTNSIGLSMALNRMGHRAVVTLREPSLGPVFGVKGGAAGGGKSQVLPSERINLLFTGDFPAVSAAHNLLSAMIDNHVHQGNALGIDVRRISWPRTVDMNDRALREVIVGLGGKANGYPREDRYVITAASEIMAILALATDYEDLRARLARIVVARGDRKEITAGDLKAEGAMAVLLTDALMPNLVQTSEGTPAIIHAGPFANIAHGTNSVIATDLALRLFDYVVVETGFGADLGAEKFIDLASRVGDFTVDAVVLVTSVRALKEHGDGSIEAGFPNLEKHMENITSFGLPVVIALNRFPQDTSEELDIVRRLCADKGWRVETSEVYSRGGEGGLALAKAVLDAMGTEPHLKRTYELKDNLRTKIERVAMDIYGADGVTYSEEAEASIRSLQKRGYGELPVCIAKTQFSLSDNPRLKGRPRGFHVFVRDVEVSAGAGFVVVIMGDVMLMPGLPKEPAAEGMGIDEDGNIFGVF